From the Helicoverpa armigera isolate CAAS_96S chromosome 16, ASM3070526v1, whole genome shotgun sequence genome, one window contains:
- the LOC110384579 gene encoding histone acetyltransferase Tip60 isoform X6, whose protein sequence is MNDNDDELTTFCDSAASLVEGCRLPVRMQGGDDWPLAEIISIKEIRGQRGYYVHYVDFNKRLDEWVGESWLDTRKVQFPRRDGVSTGGTTTPKKTHIGSGDDTVCNESQKSSTIPSRPTIVNQQVQPTQPPQPKVHEKAHFNALNGSTPKNSLGYLKPLNVNVQDLRTGKGGVDKGRGVTTGVIAGEPRQLVSRPASPTLGNDSSSLVNGGAVLAAALQKKMNRKRKAPSIDNENNSLQEPKQKHSKTFQAEGIPSLETEGSETNVSGTATPTTRPRQSGSMVAHGHDDLVTRMKNIEMIELGRNRIRPWYFAPYPQEMVNLPCIYICEFCLKYRKSKKCLERHLIKCKLKHPPGNEIYRKGSISFFEIDGRKNKCYAQNLCLLAKLFLDHKTLYYDTDPFLFYVMTEFDARGFHIVGYFSKEKESTEDYNVACILTLPPYQRKGYGKLLIEFSYELSKFEGKTGSPEKPLSDLGLLSYRSYWAQTILDILTHIKPVGDNEKPIITINEICELTSIKKEDVISTLQNLNLINYYKGQYIISVNEEILQQHEKAMEKRNLRIDPKCLHWTPKDWSKRAKCV, encoded by the exons ATGAACGACAACGATGATGAGCTGACCACATTTTGTGACTCGGCG GCATCTCTTGTCGAAGGATGTCGCCTGCCAGTGCGGATGCAAGGAGGAGATGACTGGCCACTAGCTGAAATTATTAGTATAAAAGAAATACGTGGACAAAGAGGATATTATGTGCACTATGTTGATT TCAATAAGCGTCTGGACGAGTGGGTGGGAGAATCATGGCTGGACACCAGAAAGGTACAGTTTCCAAGAAGAGATGGAGTTTCAACGGGAGGAACAACCACGCCGAAGAAGACACATATTGGATCAGGAG ATGATACTGTCTGCAATGAAAGTCAGAAGTCTAGTACGATTCCGAGTAGACCCACTATTGTGAACCAACAAGTTCAGCCAACTCAGCCACCCCAACCTAAAGTTCATGAGAAAGCCCACTTTAATGCACTCAATGGTTCCACACCAAAAAATTCACTTG GTTACCTCAAACCTCTGAACGTGAACGTTCAGGACTTGCGAACAGGCAAGGGTGGTGTGGATAAAGGCAGAGGCGTGACCACAG GTGTTATTGCCGGAGAGCCCCGTCAACTGGTCTCCCGTCCCGCGAGCCCGACACTCGGCAATGATTCGTCATCGCTCGTCAACGGAGGCGCGGTGCTGGCTGCCGCCTTGCAGAAGAAAATGAATAGGAAACGGAAAGCACCCTCTATAGACAATGAA AACAATTCATTACAGGAACccaagcaaaaacattctaaaacgTTTCAGGCGGAAGGTATTCCGTCTCTTGAAACCGAAGGCAGTGAGACCAATGTTAGTGGGACGGCGACGCCTACGACCAGGCCTCGACAGTCGGGGAGCATGGTCGCACATGGCCATGATGACTTGGTCACTAGAATGAAGAATATAGAAATGATAGAACTGGGAAGGAATAGGATACGACCGTGGTATTTTGCGCCTTATCCGCAG gaaATGGTCAATCTACCATGTATTTACATTTGTGAATTCTGTTTAAAGTACAGAAAGAGTAAAAAGTGCCTAGAAAGACATTTG ATCAAATGCAAACTAAAACACCCGCCTGGTAATGAAATATACAGAAAAGGAAGCATATCGTTCTTCGAGATAGACGGACGGAAAAACAAATGTTACGCACAAAACCTGTGCCTGCTAGCCAAACTGTTCTTAGACCACAAAACTTTGTACTACGATACTGACccctttttgttttatgttatgacCGAATTTGATGCCAGAG GATTTCACATAGTAGGATACTTTTCAAAGGAGAAAGAGAGTACAGAAGACTACAACGTAGCATGTATATTGACACTACCTCCATACCAAAGAAAAGGATATGGAAAACTTCTTATAGAATTTA gtTACGAATTATCAAAGTTTGAAGGCAAAACAGGGTCGCCGGAGAAACCCCTATCGGACCTCGGACTTCTATCGTACCGAAGTTACTGGGCACAGACTATATTGGACATACTTACGCACATCAAACCCGTCGGGGATAATGAGAAACCTATTATTACTATCAA CGAAATCTGCGAGCTAACCAGCATAAAGAAAGAAGACGTGATCAGCACACTGCAGAACTTAAACTTAATCAACTACTACAAAGGACAATACATCATATCGGTTAATGAG GAAATATTGCAGCAACACGAAAAGGCTATGGAAAAGAGGAATTTGCGAATCGACCCCAAGTGCTTGCATTGGACGCCCAAAGATTGGTCGAAACGCGCGAAATG CGTTTGA
- the LOC110384579 gene encoding histone acetyltransferase Tip60 isoform X9 — translation MNDNDDELTTFCDSAASLVEGCRLPVRMQGGDDWPLAEIISIKEIRGQRGYYVHYVDFNKRLDEWVGESWLDTRKVQFPRRDGVSTGGTTTPKKTHIGSGGGVMPNFISYLKPLNVNVQDLRTGKGGVDKGRGVTTGVIAGEPRQLVSRPASPTLGNDSSSLVNGGAVLAAALQKKMNRKRKAPSIDNENNSLQEPKQKHSKTFQAEGIPSLETEGSETNVSGTATPTTRPRQSGSMVAHGHDDLVTRMKNIEMIELGRNRIRPWYFAPYPQEMVNLPCIYICEFCLKYRKSKKCLERHLIKCKLKHPPGNEIYRKGSISFFEIDGRKNKCYAQNLCLLAKLFLDHKTLYYDTDPFLFYVMTEFDARGFHIVGYFSKEKESTEDYNVACILTLPPYQRKGYGKLLIEFSYELSKFEGKTGSPEKPLSDLGLLSYRSYWAQTILDILTHIKPVGDNEKPIITINEICELTSIKKEDVISTLQNLNLINYYKGQYIISVNEEILQQHEKAMEKRNLRIDPKCLHWTPKDWSKRAKCV, via the exons ATGAACGACAACGATGATGAGCTGACCACATTTTGTGACTCGGCG GCATCTCTTGTCGAAGGATGTCGCCTGCCAGTGCGGATGCAAGGAGGAGATGACTGGCCACTAGCTGAAATTATTAGTATAAAAGAAATACGTGGACAAAGAGGATATTATGTGCACTATGTTGATT TCAATAAGCGTCTGGACGAGTGGGTGGGAGAATCATGGCTGGACACCAGAAAGGTACAGTTTCCAAGAAGAGATGGAGTTTCAACGGGAGGAACAACCACGCCGAAGAAGACACATATTGGATCAGGAGGTGGCGTCATGCCTAATTTTATTA GTTACCTCAAACCTCTGAACGTGAACGTTCAGGACTTGCGAACAGGCAAGGGTGGTGTGGATAAAGGCAGAGGCGTGACCACAG GTGTTATTGCCGGAGAGCCCCGTCAACTGGTCTCCCGTCCCGCGAGCCCGACACTCGGCAATGATTCGTCATCGCTCGTCAACGGAGGCGCGGTGCTGGCTGCCGCCTTGCAGAAGAAAATGAATAGGAAACGGAAAGCACCCTCTATAGACAATGAA AACAATTCATTACAGGAACccaagcaaaaacattctaaaacgTTTCAGGCGGAAGGTATTCCGTCTCTTGAAACCGAAGGCAGTGAGACCAATGTTAGTGGGACGGCGACGCCTACGACCAGGCCTCGACAGTCGGGGAGCATGGTCGCACATGGCCATGATGACTTGGTCACTAGAATGAAGAATATAGAAATGATAGAACTGGGAAGGAATAGGATACGACCGTGGTATTTTGCGCCTTATCCGCAG gaaATGGTCAATCTACCATGTATTTACATTTGTGAATTCTGTTTAAAGTACAGAAAGAGTAAAAAGTGCCTAGAAAGACATTTG ATCAAATGCAAACTAAAACACCCGCCTGGTAATGAAATATACAGAAAAGGAAGCATATCGTTCTTCGAGATAGACGGACGGAAAAACAAATGTTACGCACAAAACCTGTGCCTGCTAGCCAAACTGTTCTTAGACCACAAAACTTTGTACTACGATACTGACccctttttgttttatgttatgacCGAATTTGATGCCAGAG GATTTCACATAGTAGGATACTTTTCAAAGGAGAAAGAGAGTACAGAAGACTACAACGTAGCATGTATATTGACACTACCTCCATACCAAAGAAAAGGATATGGAAAACTTCTTATAGAATTTA gtTACGAATTATCAAAGTTTGAAGGCAAAACAGGGTCGCCGGAGAAACCCCTATCGGACCTCGGACTTCTATCGTACCGAAGTTACTGGGCACAGACTATATTGGACATACTTACGCACATCAAACCCGTCGGGGATAATGAGAAACCTATTATTACTATCAA CGAAATCTGCGAGCTAACCAGCATAAAGAAAGAAGACGTGATCAGCACACTGCAGAACTTAAACTTAATCAACTACTACAAAGGACAATACATCATATCGGTTAATGAG GAAATATTGCAGCAACACGAAAAGGCTATGGAAAAGAGGAATTTGCGAATCGACCCCAAGTGCTTGCATTGGACGCCCAAAGATTGGTCGAAACGCGCGAAATG CGTTTGA
- the LOC110384579 gene encoding histone acetyltransferase Tip60 isoform X8, whose translation MNDNDDELTTFCDSAASLVEGCRLPVRMQGGDDWPLAEIISIKEIRGQRGYYVHYVDFNKRLDEWVGESWLDTRKVQFPRRDGVSTGGTTTPKKTHIGSGGGVMPNFINDTVCNESQKSSTIPSRPTIVNQQVQPTQPPQPKVHEKAHFNALNGSTPKNSLGVIAGEPRQLVSRPASPTLGNDSSSLVNGGAVLAAALQKKMNRKRKAPSIDNENNSLQEPKQKHSKTFQAEGIPSLETEGSETNVSGTATPTTRPRQSGSMVAHGHDDLVTRMKNIEMIELGRNRIRPWYFAPYPQEMVNLPCIYICEFCLKYRKSKKCLERHLIKCKLKHPPGNEIYRKGSISFFEIDGRKNKCYAQNLCLLAKLFLDHKTLYYDTDPFLFYVMTEFDARGFHIVGYFSKEKESTEDYNVACILTLPPYQRKGYGKLLIEFSYELSKFEGKTGSPEKPLSDLGLLSYRSYWAQTILDILTHIKPVGDNEKPIITINEICELTSIKKEDVISTLQNLNLINYYKGQYIISVNEEILQQHEKAMEKRNLRIDPKCLHWTPKDWSKRAKCV comes from the exons ATGAACGACAACGATGATGAGCTGACCACATTTTGTGACTCGGCG GCATCTCTTGTCGAAGGATGTCGCCTGCCAGTGCGGATGCAAGGAGGAGATGACTGGCCACTAGCTGAAATTATTAGTATAAAAGAAATACGTGGACAAAGAGGATATTATGTGCACTATGTTGATT TCAATAAGCGTCTGGACGAGTGGGTGGGAGAATCATGGCTGGACACCAGAAAGGTACAGTTTCCAAGAAGAGATGGAGTTTCAACGGGAGGAACAACCACGCCGAAGAAGACACATATTGGATCAGGAGGTGGCGTCATGCCTAATTTTATTA ATGATACTGTCTGCAATGAAAGTCAGAAGTCTAGTACGATTCCGAGTAGACCCACTATTGTGAACCAACAAGTTCAGCCAACTCAGCCACCCCAACCTAAAGTTCATGAGAAAGCCCACTTTAATGCACTCAATGGTTCCACACCAAAAAATTCACTTG GTGTTATTGCCGGAGAGCCCCGTCAACTGGTCTCCCGTCCCGCGAGCCCGACACTCGGCAATGATTCGTCATCGCTCGTCAACGGAGGCGCGGTGCTGGCTGCCGCCTTGCAGAAGAAAATGAATAGGAAACGGAAAGCACCCTCTATAGACAATGAA AACAATTCATTACAGGAACccaagcaaaaacattctaaaacgTTTCAGGCGGAAGGTATTCCGTCTCTTGAAACCGAAGGCAGTGAGACCAATGTTAGTGGGACGGCGACGCCTACGACCAGGCCTCGACAGTCGGGGAGCATGGTCGCACATGGCCATGATGACTTGGTCACTAGAATGAAGAATATAGAAATGATAGAACTGGGAAGGAATAGGATACGACCGTGGTATTTTGCGCCTTATCCGCAG gaaATGGTCAATCTACCATGTATTTACATTTGTGAATTCTGTTTAAAGTACAGAAAGAGTAAAAAGTGCCTAGAAAGACATTTG ATCAAATGCAAACTAAAACACCCGCCTGGTAATGAAATATACAGAAAAGGAAGCATATCGTTCTTCGAGATAGACGGACGGAAAAACAAATGTTACGCACAAAACCTGTGCCTGCTAGCCAAACTGTTCTTAGACCACAAAACTTTGTACTACGATACTGACccctttttgttttatgttatgacCGAATTTGATGCCAGAG GATTTCACATAGTAGGATACTTTTCAAAGGAGAAAGAGAGTACAGAAGACTACAACGTAGCATGTATATTGACACTACCTCCATACCAAAGAAAAGGATATGGAAAACTTCTTATAGAATTTA gtTACGAATTATCAAAGTTTGAAGGCAAAACAGGGTCGCCGGAGAAACCCCTATCGGACCTCGGACTTCTATCGTACCGAAGTTACTGGGCACAGACTATATTGGACATACTTACGCACATCAAACCCGTCGGGGATAATGAGAAACCTATTATTACTATCAA CGAAATCTGCGAGCTAACCAGCATAAAGAAAGAAGACGTGATCAGCACACTGCAGAACTTAAACTTAATCAACTACTACAAAGGACAATACATCATATCGGTTAATGAG GAAATATTGCAGCAACACGAAAAGGCTATGGAAAAGAGGAATTTGCGAATCGACCCCAAGTGCTTGCATTGGACGCCCAAAGATTGGTCGAAACGCGCGAAATG CGTTTGA